The Garra rufa chromosome 20, GarRuf1.0, whole genome shotgun sequence genome contains the following window.
ataatgttttcatttaattattttaattatttttattatttgattttattctgtAAACCACAACCTAATGTATTTGGCAATGCAATTATAATctgaagttatttttatttatttgtttgtttattttttggccgaaaatattttgatatatattaaatataataaatattttaatattgtaaacttataatcaaaaataaatgaaaatgctaTTCATAAATTCATACAATTACTTGGATACACATTTATGATAAGcatgtattttgtttatttttatttttttaaattagaattcATTCCATTTATAATTTTCAAGACATATCAGGGTGATGCAACTGTCTGTTGCAATGAAAAAAGActcaatattaattttattattattattattattattactattatttgctTTTCTTCTGTAAATCACAACCacaacacatacatacatatatacacacacacacacacacacacacacacacacacacacacacacacacacacatacatacacacacacacatatatatatatatatatatatatatatatatatatatatatatatatatatatatatatatatatatatatatatatatatatatatatataagaatattataatcttataatcaaaaatacatttatatatatatatatatatatatatatatatatatatatatatatatataaaataatttaatataaaaaatacattaaacattATACTCTTATGATCAAAATACTTTTTCTGTAATGCGTccaaaatttttaaaaatacattaaaatactatttataaATTCATATTATTACTTGCcatgtattataaaaaaaattatttattaaaataatattgttttaataattattaggGTGATACAATTGTATCTTATGATGAAGAGAGactcaaaataatgttttaagctcatttatttcattagttattttttattttatttatttttgccaataaatatgattaaaaaatacattaaaatgctaTTCATAAATTCATACAATTACTTGGATACACATCTAAAATGAGcatgtttttagattttttatttatccATTAATGAGTTTCAGTTTTTTCAGTCATTctgttttttacaatatttttttttggaagacATCAGGTTAATGCAATTGTctgttacaatgtaaaaaaaaaaattacaattttgtacAGCATAGTGTCACAGACAAACTACCCATGCATCACTATTCAGAGGTAATGTGATATATCCCTATAGTTAATGTATATGCTTAGGTGTGGTGTACCTCAGGGTGGGCCTCATGGGCCTCCTCGTTGTAGGACAGCCGCAGAACTTTTCCGGTGAAGTTCAGACTGACATATACCTGAAGGCAAGGAAACCTGGAGCTCTTCCTGCACTCAGAGCCACAACTGTAGCTACAGTTAATCTCAGCAACTATACTAGAGTTCAGCACTGTGCAGTTTGACTCCTCTGTCCATAcactgagaggaaaaaaaaagtagaaGGGAGAAGGGAGAGAAGTAGAAAAATAATCTTAGTAATGGCTTGAAATGCATTTATCATACAGGATGAGTCAAGATGCCTGACTGTGGGTTCAAATGCTGCTGGAGAACTTTCAGGTTAGCCGGTTCAGATGTGTTTGGCTAAAGCTGAAATGAAACCCTGCAGGGAGGTCAGTCTAGAAGAGAAGGATTGAGCTCACCTGACTTAATGCGGAACTTAACCTGTGGAGAAGTGTGATCCGTAAAATTGCTTGCCACTGAGTTCTTCTGAGCTTGTTGTTAAAGGCACATTATTCTAAACAACAATGTAATCATAATCTTATTTTATGAaaattttcctttcctttttttcttttccaaTTCCTCTCAATATTTATACATCTCCATTCTAGCCTATATGTCATATAAAGAaccctttttttaattatttcaatcAGTTGCTAAGGAATAAAAGCAAGTCCTTTTTTTATATGGAGTGTTACTTGAAAATACATTGACTTACAGAAGTAAACTGTAGTTTAATAATTTGCGAATTACGCACAGCATTCCATGTTGACTCTCAACATGTTGTGGATTCTCTGTAAAGCAACCTTTAAGTAAAGAGCAACATCCTCCAGTATTGCTGACCTTGGCTTCATTTCCCACTgtccttaaaggcatagttcacccaaaaatgaaaatgaccccatgatttactcacactgaagccatcctaggtgtatatgactttcttttttcagacgaatacaatcaaagtcatattaaaaaatgtcctgactcttccaagttttataacAGCAGCAGGGTTTCCCATACAATGAACGCGTACAACAGAAATTATGGTTTACAAAGTTTtacatatggatatttttctcatacaaacacattgatttgctttagaaagcctttattaaccccctggagccatgtggagtatttttaatgatggatggatgcactttattgaacttcaaaatctcaacacccattcactgccattataaagctcggaaGAGCCAGAACATGTTTTACTATAACTCCGAATGTATTGATCTGAAAGAAGGTCATAtagacctaggatggcttgagggtgagtaaatcatgatgtaaatttaatatttaggtgaattattcctttaaatatTTAGCGAATATCCAGTACTTATAAACATAACAACCCAAAGGCATCCCGTTGCATCAAGTTATGTAATCAAAGCTGCTTTTATTTTTAGCCTTCGTGACACACTAAGTGCAATATTTGTACATCAGGGTCACTCTCCATATGCACATTGATGATCTGGCCCTCTGTTGTGGCGGCCGATTACATGTTAGTGTTTGTCTTCGTGCCAGGCCTCTTGTCTCCTACTCTATGAATAACAGACCTTGTGTTCTTTGGCTATTCCGAAGGCTCAGCTGCCTCTTTAATTGCCTTTGACTGCAGTGTACGCCAGCCCTTATCTGTGTGCAATCTGTGGTGGGTCAGTGCTATTTGGAAGAACTCAATTCAGCTCCTATGTTTTAATGTATGCATCGTGTTACTCTTGTAAACGAGTGTTGAAGACACGGAAGagaaaaaattgttaaataaagtcaatatttttgtattctcatagcttcataacattaagttTAAACCActaatgttacatggactattttaaccatgtccttactacctttttgggccttaaacgtgtcagttgctgtctatgtagggtcagaaagctctcggattgcatcaaaaatatcttaatttgtgttctgaatgcACCTTAAttctatgtattttttatttctagTCATCTTTACCTGTCTGAGTAGGAGCGCACCATTGTGATGCCCAACACAAAGTACATCATGGCAGAGAAAAGGATCATGCTGAGGCCTAAGAGAATGGCTCTGTCCTCTCCAGCCTTCAGCGCTGTGACCGTCCTCCTCTTCTCCAAAATATCATACTCGCGAATCTTCTGATAAATGGTCCTGCTTGAGGTACATAAAAGTCACAAGACACACAAGGGGAAGAAAAAATGAAGGCATGGTGTGTGCCAAACCTAATATAATAAGATATTGTTGAAATGAATCATTTCAACACTCCTTATCACATAAAAAAAGACCCGAGGCCCAGGATGAATTGGGTTTGTTCAGAAAGTCAAATGACTCACAGATAACTGCTACTGTCCTATTATATATGCATAGTTAGTTCCTTTTCCAAATATTTAGCTCATGATTCTTTAATCGTGTTTTGACAGCAGGTCATATTGCTTTTGAAGATTATGCATGGGTGTGAAGGCAAGCTGTCTAACCTGTCTATCTTTATCAGTGACCTTTTCATAATTACTGTGAGTACAGTGGTCAAAAGCATTTAAAACTCACTTCCTGCGATTAGTTTACGTCAGACTTAAAGATTAGCTTGGTCATTAAAATTACATTCTCTGACATGGCTAAATCAGTGTAAATTATAAGTGTAAATTATAACTGCTAATAGTGAGTGCATTTCAATGTTTTAAACAAATGTGATGCATCAGAATGATGATGCAAGTGTTGGTTAATATAatttttagattattattattgttgttgttgtcgcAAATGTACCAGTCACTATTGGATATTTAATTGTGCATATTCATTtaccatatttttacattttaaattacttttgagGCATCCAACGTTTACTTGAAGTACATTTTCAAATACACTAATAATTTCAAAACACTGTACTATATTGTTTCATACATTGAATAGAATTTTTATATTGTCCATTTATCATTATTGGCTGTAATATGAAAGAATTTAATATCTGCACTTTTTTAAATagataaaatgctttttttttttgtttatttaaacactaccagtcaaaagtttttgatcttttagcatcattactccagtcacatgatcctttagaaaccattctaatattgctgctcaaaaaacattattattatgttgttgaaaacagctgagtagatttttttcaggtttctttgatgaatagaaagcatttattttcagcatttatctgaaatagaaatcttttgtaatgttataaatgtcttcatcatcacgtttgatcaattttaagcatccttgctaaataaaagtattcatttccataattgaataattatattgacttcaagcttttgaaaggtatagtgtacaatgttacataagcttttttatttcagataaatgctgatctttggatctctatattcatcaaagaatcctgaaaaaaatgtacttaactgttttaaatattgatgataata
Protein-coding sequences here:
- the s100p gene encoding calcium-activated potassium channel subunit beta-2 isoform X2, with amino-acid sequence MFLWAGSKGAHGSGSERRTIYQKIREYDILEKRRTVTALKAGEDRAILLGLSMILFSAMMYFVLGITMVRSYSDSVWTEESNCTVLNSSIVAEINCSYSCGSECRKSSRFPCLQVYVSLNFTGKVLRLSYNEEAHEAHPECFYIPKCRKDNTLMHSIVMNISERLKTHQQILCYYDPSEQQDNVLLTRLYGRGAIISSLLWPTCTLVGGTLIIAMVKLTQYLSFLCEQISRIKR